One genomic window of Azospirillum thermophilum includes the following:
- a CDS encoding ISAs1 family transposase — protein sequence MSSIAAEFGQKSRLKALLDHFSLIDDPRDPWRVAYPLPEILLLAVCGTIADCEDYEAIAAWGEARLDFLRRFQPYHHGVPSGRWLTVFMNRINPCLFQDCFTAWVREAWPDRPELVAIDGKTSRRSHDRSRAQAPLHLVSAFATTSRLVLGQEAVEDKAGELAAIPVLLERLAADGGLTGAIVTIDAIACNATIAQAIRDAGADYLLAVKANQPTLRDEIETYFAEAPDVALEHATDIDKGHGRIEQRTVTVAREVDWLTGERRFPGEVRLPAVASIIRVGSKAELKDRCRFDTRYYVSSATLSAQAAAEAIRGHWGIENRLHWVLDVVFTDDQSRLRKGHGAQNMAVVRHFAINLVRKAEEPARPRSGLRRATKKPAKPKATSIKLRRKLAGWDTDYLDAILAAKIR from the coding sequence ATGAGTTCCATCGCAGCCGAATTTGGTCAGAAATCGCGTCTGAAGGCGCTGCTGGATCATTTTTCGCTGATCGACGATCCGCGCGATCCGTGGCGGGTGGCCTATCCCTTGCCGGAGATTCTGCTTCTGGCGGTCTGTGGGACGATCGCCGATTGTGAGGATTATGAGGCGATCGCAGCGTGGGGCGAAGCCCGGCTCGATTTTCTGCGGCGGTTTCAGCCCTACCATCACGGGGTGCCGAGCGGACGCTGGCTGACCGTGTTCATGAACCGGATCAACCCGTGCCTGTTCCAGGACTGCTTCACAGCCTGGGTGCGCGAGGCTTGGCCCGACCGCCCCGAGCTTGTCGCCATCGACGGCAAGACCTCGCGGCGCAGCCATGACCGCAGCCGCGCTCAAGCCCCTCTCCACTTGGTGTCGGCCTTCGCCACCACCAGCCGTCTGGTGCTCGGGCAGGAAGCCGTCGAAGACAAGGCTGGCGAACTCGCGGCCATTCCCGTTCTTCTGGAGCGCCTGGCGGCCGACGGCGGCCTCACGGGAGCGATCGTGACCATCGACGCCATCGCCTGCAACGCCACCATCGCCCAAGCCATCCGCGACGCCGGGGCCGACTACCTGCTGGCGGTCAAGGCCAACCAGCCGACCCTGCGCGATGAGATCGAAACTTACTTCGCCGAGGCCCCGGACGTGGCCCTCGAGCACGCCACCGACATCGACAAGGGCCATGGCCGGATCGAGCAGCGCACGGTCACGGTCGCCCGCGAGGTCGATTGGCTGACCGGCGAGCGCCGCTTCCCCGGCGAGGTGCGTCTGCCCGCCGTCGCCTCGATCATTCGGGTTGGCAGCAAAGCCGAGTTGAAGGACCGCTGCCGCTTCGACACCCGCTACTACGTTTCTTCCGCCACGCTGAGCGCCCAGGCAGCGGCTGAGGCCATTCGGGGGCATTGGGGCATCGAGAACCGGCTGCATTGGGTTCTCGACGTCGTCTTCACCGACGACCAGTCCCGCTTGCGCAAGGGACATGGCGCTCAGAACATGGCCGTCGTCCGCCATTTCGCCATCAATCTCGTCCGCAAGGCCGAGGAACCCGCCCGGCCGCGCTCGGGACTGCGGCGCGCCACCAAAAAACCGGCCAAACCCAAAGCGACAAGCATCAAGCTCCGACGAAAGCTGGCGGGATGGGACACCGATTACCTCGACGCCATCCTTGCCGCCAAAATCCGTTAA
- a CDS encoding ABC transporter ATP-binding protein codes for MLQVSNLTAAYGQSQVLFGMELAVGAGEVATLMGRNGMGKTTTIRSLLGLVRPSGGSIRFDGQDLAGLPPHRIARTGIALVPEGRQVFPTLTVRENLVATAANRHGRRDPWTVERVYALFPRLQERAGNLARTLSGGEQQMLAIGRALMTNPKLLILDEATEGLAPLVRAEIWRCLARLKAEGQAILVVDKTVAALAKLADRHHVIEKGRLVWTGRSADLLADPGLKERYLGV; via the coding sequence ATGCTGCAGGTCTCCAACCTCACCGCCGCCTACGGGCAGAGCCAGGTGCTGTTCGGCATGGAGCTGGCGGTCGGCGCCGGCGAGGTCGCCACCCTGATGGGCCGCAACGGCATGGGCAAGACGACCACCATCCGCTCGCTGCTCGGCCTCGTCCGGCCGTCGGGCGGGAGCATCCGCTTCGACGGGCAGGACCTCGCCGGGCTGCCGCCCCACCGCATCGCCCGCACCGGCATCGCCCTGGTGCCGGAGGGGCGGCAGGTCTTCCCGACCCTGACGGTGCGCGAGAACCTCGTCGCCACCGCGGCCAACCGGCACGGCCGCCGCGACCCCTGGACGGTGGAACGGGTCTACGCCCTGTTCCCCCGGCTGCAGGAGCGGGCCGGCAACCTCGCCCGCACCCTGTCCGGCGGCGAGCAGCAGATGCTGGCCATCGGCCGGGCCCTGATGACCAACCCCAAGCTTCTGATCCTGGACGAGGCGACGGAGGGGCTGGCCCCCCTGGTCCGCGCCGAGATCTGGCGCTGCCTCGCCCGGCTGAAGGCGGAGGGGCAGGCCATCCTGGTGGTCGACAAGACGGTGGCGGCGCTGGCCAAGCTGGCCGACCGCCACCACGTCATCGAGAAGGGCCGGCTGGTCTGGACCGGACGCTCCGCCGACCTGCTGGCCGATCCCGGCCTGAAGGAACGCTATCTCGGGGTGTGA
- a CDS encoding ABC transporter ATP-binding protein has translation MTSRPLLETHALVKRFGGLTATDGLSLSVAEGELHALIGPNGAGKSTLIAQLSGELTPSEGRILFDGRDVTRLPPFKRSLRGLARSFQITSIFPSFTALDNVALAVQAHAGHSFRFWRDAGRDPRLAGPARAVLERVGLGARAATPASALAHGEKRQLELAMALATGPRLLLLDEPMAGMGPEESHRMVELLAELKGGVTILLVEHDMDAVFALADRITVLVRGKDLASGTPDQIRRDPAVREAYLGDELDDHSLEVA, from the coding sequence ATGACCAGCCGGCCGCTTCTGGAAACCCATGCCCTCGTCAAGCGCTTCGGCGGCCTGACCGCCACCGACGGGCTCTCGCTGTCGGTGGCGGAGGGGGAGCTGCACGCGCTGATCGGCCCCAACGGCGCCGGCAAGAGCACCCTGATCGCCCAGCTTTCGGGAGAGCTGACGCCGAGCGAGGGGCGCATCCTGTTCGACGGCCGGGACGTCACCCGGCTGCCGCCCTTCAAGCGGTCGCTGCGCGGGTTGGCCCGCAGCTTCCAGATCACCTCGATCTTCCCCAGCTTCACGGCGCTGGACAATGTCGCCCTGGCGGTCCAGGCCCATGCCGGGCACAGCTTCCGCTTCTGGCGGGACGCCGGGCGGGACCCGCGGCTGGCCGGGCCGGCCCGCGCCGTGCTGGAGCGGGTCGGGCTGGGTGCCCGCGCCGCCACGCCGGCCTCCGCGCTCGCCCATGGCGAGAAGCGGCAGCTCGAGCTGGCCATGGCGCTGGCGACCGGGCCGCGGCTGCTCCTGCTCGACGAGCCGATGGCCGGCATGGGCCCCGAGGAGTCGCACCGCATGGTCGAGCTGCTGGCCGAGCTGAAGGGCGGCGTCACCATCCTGCTGGTGGAGCACGACATGGACGCGGTCTTCGCCCTGGCCGACCGCATCACCGTCCTGGTCCGCGGCAAGGATCTGGCGAGCGGCACGCCGGACCAGATCCGCCGGGATCCGGCGGTGCGGGAGGCCTATCTCGGCGACGAGCTGGACGACCACAGCCTGGAGGTGGCGTGA
- a CDS encoding branched-chain amino acid ABC transporter permease, whose amino-acid sequence MALTRSRLILILLLAAALALPTLAEWAGEPFYIRLATRILVFALAAVSLDLILGFGGMVSFGHAAFVGIGGYVVGILFAHQADGSTLFGLPGTTNALVVWPLAMLVGGLAALPIGAISLRTTGVPFIMITLAFAQMLFYLMTGLKAYGGDDGIALWSRSTLPAGPNLADHTSFYYVTLALLLAALVLGWRLVNSRFGRVIRGAKDNERRMGALGFPVTRYKLAAFVLSGMLAGLAGALLANATLFIGPQYLHWSRSGDLIVMVVLGGMGTLIGPVLGAAALLLLEEFVPEVMDLAHAGLGEHWKIVLGPVLLLLVLFARKGLWGLLAGSRAS is encoded by the coding sequence ATGGCCCTGACCCGTTCCCGCCTCATCCTGATCCTGCTGCTGGCCGCGGCCCTCGCCCTGCCGACCCTGGCGGAGTGGGCGGGCGAGCCCTTCTACATCCGGCTCGCCACCCGCATCCTGGTCTTCGCGCTCGCCGCCGTCAGCCTAGACCTCATCCTCGGCTTCGGCGGGATGGTCAGCTTCGGCCACGCCGCCTTCGTCGGGATCGGCGGCTATGTCGTCGGCATCCTGTTCGCCCATCAGGCGGACGGCTCGACCCTGTTCGGGCTGCCCGGCACGACCAACGCGCTGGTCGTCTGGCCGCTGGCGATGCTGGTGGGCGGGCTGGCGGCGCTGCCGATCGGCGCCATCTCGCTGCGCACCACGGGCGTGCCCTTCATCATGATCACGCTCGCCTTCGCCCAGATGCTGTTCTACCTGATGACCGGGCTGAAGGCCTACGGCGGCGACGACGGCATCGCGCTGTGGAGCCGCTCCACCCTGCCGGCGGGGCCGAACCTCGCCGACCACACCAGCTTCTACTACGTCACGCTGGCGCTGCTGCTGGCGGCGCTGGTCCTGGGCTGGCGGCTGGTCAACTCCCGCTTCGGGCGGGTCATCCGCGGCGCCAAGGACAACGAGCGGCGGATGGGCGCCCTGGGCTTCCCCGTCACCCGCTACAAGCTGGCCGCCTTCGTCCTCTCCGGGATGCTGGCCGGCCTGGCGGGGGCGCTGCTGGCCAACGCCACCCTGTTCATCGGGCCGCAGTACCTGCACTGGAGCCGGTCGGGCGACCTGATCGTGATGGTGGTGCTGGGCGGCATGGGCACGCTGATCGGGCCGGTGCTGGGGGCGGCGGCCCTGCTTCTGCTGGAGGAGTTCGTGCCGGAGGTGATGGACCTCGCCCATGCCGGGCTCGGCGAGCACTGGAAGATCGTGCTGGGGCCGGTGCTCCTCCTGCTGGTGCTGTTCGCCCGCAAGGGCCTGTGGGGCCTGCTGGCCGGGAGCCGCGCATCATGA
- a CDS encoding ISAs1 family transposase has translation MSGEIDEAFRPSRLRSLLDHFAVIEDPREPPKVRYPLREVLFLVVAATIADCEDYDEIALWGRNHLDFLRRFSEFHFGTPCADWLRVVMNRIAPELFQACFTDWALALRSDAPKLIALDGKTSRRSHDRGAGRKALHLVSAWATTERLVLAQEAVDEKENECAAIPDILDRLALKGAVVTIDAIACNPAIAKAITDREGDYLLAVKANQPTLFAEIGRYFDDPEARVAVHTDVDKGHGRLETRRYAVSQEVDWLSGDRRYPDEPRFAKLASIALVESTVEKAGSVTAMRRLYLSSAVLTPQRLEQAVRGHWGIENCLHWVLDVTFGEDQSRLRKGHGALNMAVVRHFAINAVRLGKGKHSIKTTRKLAGWNSNVLADLLTPTSR, from the coding sequence ATGTCCGGCGAGATCGATGAGGCGTTCCGTCCGTCCCGGCTGCGCAGCCTGCTTGACCATTTTGCGGTGATCGAGGACCCGCGCGAGCCGCCGAAGGTCCGGTATCCGCTGCGTGAGGTGCTGTTCCTGGTGGTCGCCGCGACCATTGCGGACTGCGAAGACTACGATGAGATCGCGCTGTGGGGCCGCAACCATTTGGATTTTCTGCGACGCTTCTCGGAATTTCATTTCGGAACACCGTGCGCGGACTGGCTGCGGGTGGTGATGAACCGGATCGCGCCTGAGCTGTTTCAGGCCTGCTTCACCGACTGGGCGTTGGCCCTGCGCTCCGACGCGCCGAAGCTGATCGCCCTTGACGGCAAGACGTCGCGGCGCAGCCATGACCGGGGGGCCGGGCGCAAGGCGCTGCACCTGGTTTCCGCCTGGGCCACCACCGAGCGCCTGGTGCTGGCGCAAGAGGCGGTGGACGAGAAGGAGAACGAATGCGCGGCGATCCCCGACATCCTGGATCGCCTCGCCCTGAAGGGGGCGGTGGTCACCATCGACGCCATCGCCTGCAATCCGGCCATCGCCAAGGCGATCACCGACCGCGAGGGCGATTACCTGCTGGCGGTCAAGGCCAACCAACCGACGCTGTTCGCCGAGATCGGCCGCTATTTCGACGATCCCGAGGCCCGCGTCGCCGTCCACACCGACGTCGACAAGGGCCATGGCCGTTTGGAGACCCGCCGCTACGCCGTCAGCCAGGAGGTCGACTGGCTGTCCGGCGACCGCCGCTATCCCGATGAGCCCCGCTTCGCCAAACTCGCCTCCATCGCCCTGGTCGAGAGCACCGTCGAGAAGGCCGGCAGCGTGACCGCCATGCGCCGCTTGTACCTCAGCTCCGCCGTGCTCACGCCGCAGCGCCTCGAACAGGCCGTCCGGGGCCATTGGGGCATCGAGAACTGTCTGCACTGGGTGCTCGACGTCACCTTCGGCGAGGACCAATCCCGCCTGCGCAAGGGGCACGGCGCCCTCAACATGGCGGTGGTGCGCCACTTCGCCATCAACGCCGTGCGCCTCGGAAAGGGAAAACACTCCATCAAGACAACACGCAAGCTCGCAGGCTGGAACTCCAACGTCCTCGCCGACCTACTCACTCCAACCAGCCGTTAA